In the Salvia miltiorrhiza cultivar Shanhuang (shh) chromosome 8, IMPLAD_Smil_shh, whole genome shotgun sequence genome, AAAATAACATAGACATGTGGCCCATAAGAACTGAACTGATTGTTATTATAGAAAGCACATTTAACTTAAATGAGACAAATCAATAGCTTAGGTATCCTCAATAAAGAAAATATGTTTTGCCTATTGCAAGGATGATCTTCAGGATAGTGACGAGTCAAGTTCACTATCATCTGCCATTGTGGTCTCAGTTCTCATCTTAGAAACTATgataattttatcaaaatcAAGAAAAGCAAAGGAGGAATCAAAACATTTTACAATATGATGGAAAGTCTACCTGAATTATAGTGTCTACTCCATTTTCTTTCCTCCAATTCAACATTTCTTCCCACATCTGTACTGTTTTATCAAGGTCAAACTTTCTTGCTTTTAAGAATCTGCAACACTATGCATTTCGTTATTGATCACAAAAAGTTATTTAAAGAGGTTcattataacaaaataaattcttcatGAAGTTAGTATATAATACAATCAGTTGTTATTATGAGTCATCTCGTTTGATAAGAAAATTGATTGTCTAAAATAATCTGTTTCAGTTTAGGAATCAGATGAAAATAGTGGATTAAGCATCATATAATGTAAAACTAAAGGTGGTTTCATACAGCAAACAGGAAcacaaaattgattttttaggTGGTAGTTTTTGAGCTATAGAATGCGTTTTCTTTTACTTCACATATAAAAGCAGAAATcacaaaaaaatatgtaaatccTAGAAGTTCCTGCTGAACCCACAGCTGCGATATCTAGAAAAGTATAACGTTTAGAGTTCAAAACACTGAAAGAAATGTTAAAGGTTGTTTGAGACAGATCTACAGTCGCAGACCAAAATTCTTATAATGATAGAAAACAGAAGAATTAATTCATATTAGCAAAATGCCAGAGGAAGAATACTATTAGCCTGATAATCACCTCAACATAGTATGGTAATCATCATAATGAGCCAGAAGCATGTCCCTTTCTACCAAAGCTCGACGAAATGCATTAACCACTATCTCTTCCTCCTTATCCAGAAACTCTTCGGTACAAACTGAGGCAAACAGGCAATGCACCCTCTGTCCACGTTTCCTCGACTCCCACACAGTCCTTGTTGAAGGATTCATTGCCTTTTTCCTCAAAGATCTCATCCGACGCCTCCTTTTATCATCCTCAGACATGATCTCATGACCAAATCTATCTCCCCTTCCATCTTCATGAACCAAAACTATTTCTAATTATCAGAAGATCAATAATCGACAATTATTCATATAATTAAACATAATAAACGAATCAATGTTTCTCATACTCATACATGATCTCAATCACCCCCTTTCATCTTCATTGAACCAAAACATCTCTATATATTAAAACGATTGATATGACATGAATCGATGTAATCAAACATAATAAACCACCATTGTTCCTTAACACTATCTTATCTAAACTGGCAAGAAGAAACTCGAATTTACCTGGCATTTCTCGTCCTAGTATTTCAGGATTTCAATCCTCAAACACTCTGCATCAATCGTCAACTATATTAAGTCGGTTGCATTAATAACAGGTGGAAAAAAAAGGCAATTATCATTACAATGCAGATTTCGTTAATCCACGTGCTTAATAAATTCTGAAACACGTATTCGATTCTTCCGCTAGTCAAATTCTCGCAACGCAGATTCAAAATGTAGGGGGTAAAATAGGAGtagaagattaaaaaaaattatctcaatCAAAATAATTCAATCACAACATTTTTTGCAGGCTTCCACTCACACACTTCACATTCAACGAGGCAAAACAAAACACCGTGAATTAGGGTAGTTAGAAAGGAAAATATATCTACACTAGAAACAAACATACGAAACACACAAATCACATTCTCAAGTACATTGAATCCCCACTGATATTACCTTCCAAAAGCAGCAGCATTCGAATTGTGATGGCGATCGGCAATCGACGATCGCTCCTCTCCGCCACGCCGACTTATAACTTAAATACACGCACAAGCACGCATTTGCAGCTCACGTAGAGAGCGGGGAATTAGTTAAGGCTGCTTTCAGATCaatctcattctctctctctctagaaaatgCTATTCCCGTGAATGCCTCGATTGCAGCATTTTGTGTGTATAATACACACATatgcataatatatatatatatatatatatatgtgtgtgtgtgtgtgtgtgtgtgtgtgtgtagagaCACAGCCATACAGGTCCAAGTACATGTAAAGATTCTGgcttctgtgtgtgtgtgtgtgtgtgtgagagagagagagagagagagagggagagggagagagagagtcgctATCAAGGAGTAGTTGTAGTTTACAAACAGAGGCGGGTAAGGGAAAGCTCCGTCACGGCGCGTCTTAGACGCCGGCGCTTATCGTTTGCGTTTCGAACAATGCGAAGAGTAAAACGACAAGACggagaatataaatattaacgTCGCCGTCAAACAGCGGAGGACATTTCTTACGTTACTCTACAgcaaacatatgataaaaaaaagaatatataatttaatttgctCGTGACCTAAATTAATTACTTCAAATACTATTTACatattgattttaaaaaaaattctctgccttgaatttcaaatttcgaATTTTTAATCTTTCATCATGACATAATTCATTATGTCGATCAGAATATTTGAATGATTTATTTAGTGtacgaaaaaaatatttttttttttctctatctCATAAAAGCTTAATGAAGAATTTGCAAACACTTGTTTTACTCGATGTCGCCACTAAATTATTGCTAATTTAAATTGGAGTAATCTAAAATCTATagtaaaaatagaatataaaatcTATAGTAAAAATAGTATATAGAGAGATTTGACTCATATATTAACTCACtcattttaatttctttgttttgggcttAATCAAAAGTATCTTTGGGCTAAGAGAAAGTTTGCTTCTAACAAATGTTTGAGAATACAAATGAGTTTACTCTAACAAGCCCAATTAATCCAAATTCTAGAGTTTTGgacagaaaatatatatattgattgctATATGGTATAAATAAAACCTATAAGAGAAatattttccttaaaataattttttatttaaatgtaaTTCTTATTTAGGAGCATACCTACATGATCTTTGATAATCGTAATTttgtaaatttaaatattttaggCAATGTGAACTATATAGTTTCAAACATGCATATTTTTCTCACTTCTCAAATGATTTCACTCAAAAAATATGTAGCTGccaaatttcataaaaaaataagacaGTTTCTGTTGCAGTTTTTATTTTGAATAGGACATTAgaccataaaattttaattataaagcctctaatttgaaataaacaaaCCCATGGCCTTGAAATTGGTGAAAACATTTGTAGAAACAAATTCTTGTAAGCCCAAATATTTGGGCTTGAGTGGCATTTTTCAAGAAGCCATTAATAAGAAATACAAATGAGTGTGTCCACTAGAAATAAGCCCAAATATGATCAATTCTGAAATCAAAATATATGTCTCTACAAATGGATTAAAATATAtggtttcaaataaaaataaaaataataacaacaacaacatatttaatcaaatatcatatatgaAGGTCCAATTGAAAGCTTTGAATTCAAAGTCCCCTTTCAACAATTCCActttttttgaatttaagcaaccaaaaaaaaagcaattcgactttataatatttgtaTGTTTTTCCTATAAAAAAAGCGCATTTCAGACACTAATGTTGACTAATCATTAAACTATTATGTTCACTTCTACTCTCAAAATGTGGattcccctccccccacccccccccccccaaatttctCCACGTGAGCTTAGAAATTTGTATATAACTATCATTTGGATTAATTTCAcctaatttcaattaatattgtaaactatataaattctaaagcttATTATTTCAATATCAAGATAGTTGTGTTATTAATAAACATAAGtaacaataaattattatttttcttcataataataaatttgTTATATgcacttaataaaaaataatgatatgTTTTGTAGTATATCATTATATATTGAAATTGACAAAACTCCAATATACTGCTTAGCACCCAACTTTTGACCAACAAGGCGACAAGTTTGATTGCACCACATATTTGGAATACCCAAATTTTGGTAGATAgtctaaatatttaatttaatttaattttcaacaaaatataatgaatttatataatattatttcgAATCTCAAGCTTTAATAAATCTCAGTAATTTAGAACACATGCCATAAAATCGCCGAGCTGGTTGTTGGGAGGATTTCTCAGGCGAAATTTTCCAATCTCACCAACCCCACCGCAAAATTGAATTACACAGATTCACACTCTCATTAAAACTCTTCGATTTACTCTGCAAGAATTTTCGATCTCGAATTTCATTTTCTTCGAATTGATTCCAATGTCTAAGGTTTTTACTTTGGCTGAGGTCTCTGAGCACAGCACCAACAAGGATTGTTGGCTCTTAATCGGGGGAAAGGTAATTGATTCGTCATCGTTTGTGtcgaaaagtttttttttttttttttatgtggaTCGGGTCGAATTGTGGATTTGGATGCGTAGATCTCGATTTCAGTTGTGATTGGTTCTTCAGTTtggattttcttttttgattaatttttttgtgaTTTAAGGTATGTGATCGTTGTTTTAATAGTATGAGATTGTTGTAGAAATGAATGCAAGAATTAGTGTTAATTTGTGTTGGATTATTATTGTGGGTGTTTGATCAGATCTTGGATGTAGCATATGATTTGGATTTGATtccttgaattctaattttGATGATGGATTGATTCTTAGAATAAGATGAGTGGCTGAAAAACTGCTGATCTTTAGTTGTATAATATGATATGATTAATATCCATTTATTAGGAGTCTCATATAAAAAAGAAGTGAGAGAGATTTGATTAAAAGAATTAAGGGACTTAATTTGATACATTTTTAATGTTCTCAAATAGCTCAAGCATGAGATGGGTAATATATAAAGAGTCTTAGTGATATATTTTACACCACCAATCAAAtctgaaaatcaaaagataaatTTGAATCTTTAACCTAAGGTTAAAATGAGTATCATATCCTTTAACCTTGTGATGTGAGGTAACTTTTTATAGGTACTGTGTTTGTGTGTTTTAATGAAAACACCCTTTTAGGTTGGAGATTAAGTCATCGTCCCCAACCCGATCATTTTCTCTGTCAATCGAACTTCGACTATGAATATGTTATAACAGTAAAGCATGTGTTCTTTTGAAGATACTCAAGATGATATTTTCTTGAACAGGTTTATGATGTGACGAAATTCTTGGATGATCATCCAGGAGGCGACGAAGTTTTGTTGCAGTCGACAGGTAATGCAATCTTCTAACTAAAATCCAACTGTTATGATGTTTGTTGGTTAGACTATGTGTTGTGAACCGTATAGTCCCTTGCAGGGAAGGACGCGACCGATGATTTTGAGGATGTGGGGCACAGCTCGACTGCAAGGGCCATGTTGGACGAGTACTATGTGGGCGACATTGATTCAGCGACCATTCCCAGCAAGGCCACGTACACGCCCCCAAAGCAGGTGCAGTTGAACCAGGACAAATCACCAGGTTTGGTCATCAGGCTCCTCCAGATCTTGGTTCCCCTCCTTATCTTGGGTGTGGCTGTCGGTGTTCGTTTCTATACCAAATCATCGGCCtaaatttagggtttagaagaAACCCGGTGATCGAGATATCGAATTTATTCTATAGATTCAACTTTTGTGGTGTTTTGAGTGTTTCATTTTCATGTACTCTCCCAAGGAACTTCACATTGCTCTCTTTCTTGGGTATCTTTCTATTACATTCTTAGTTATTCATGAATTTGTCATTTCTTGCCCTTTGTCTTGATTTCAATGTTGTTGTTTACTCGAGCACGCGGCTCCTGGTAAGCTTCGTTCGTGTGCAATAGCCTGCAAACTATGAGGGGTATTTTTGTCACTTCATGAATGGAGAACTAGAGACAATATAGGTAGATGTGGAGATAAGATCACACCCCTTGGAGAAAGGCAAAGATCAAATACCAAATTTAAAATAGTAGTAGAAAAATGAAATGTCAAAGAATATTATGACTATATAAGCATAGGAAGATAAAAACTATACACTATACTACAAATTTCAGTCCATCCATATCCAACATGGAAATTCATGAAAAGGAACAAAATCAATCTAATTTTGCCTTTCAATATCAAATTGAATGAAACTAAGAAGTAGGTACAAAATATCCCACATCACCCAAGAAGAGAGCCCTAAGATACCACGCCATAATTTGTCACtatttgatcaattttttttgtataagaAAGAGGACTATGGGGGCTTATGCCCCCCTCTCCCCTGATCGACATTCACacacaagaaagaaaaatgggggTTCTAGCAAGACTCAAGAAACAAGAAAAGCAAGATTCTCAAAATAAGAGTGTCTTTCTAAAGATAGTGCGGCCGGGCGGCCGGGCCGAGCTATTCCGGGACCCGATTCTGGCCGGGGAGTTCATGAGGAGGTACCCACGGCACTGCATTACCCGGCCCGACTTCTTCGACTACCCGTGGATCGTAGTTCGGCCCGACTCGCTACTCAAGCCGGGGGAGGTATTCTTCCTCGTGCCCCACCACACGGTGGACAAGGTCATGAAGGACAATATGCACCGGTTTCAACAATCACTAGATCGTCCACTCCACCCTCCGGTCGAGCCATCTCCCCGTGTTAGAGGAGTGGCAGGGCAACGCCACAATCACAATAGATCTACAacggatcatcatcatcatagtCGTCGTGATCATCGTAGTAACCAACACGAAGACAGACACCATAGGAGACATACAGCTTATGATCACAAtcataacaacaacaacaataacaacaacattaCTTCTGATCAAGATTCTGACAATGGAAACTTGTACAAGGAGATGTTCTACGAGTCATGGGAGGAGATGAGGAGACAACTCGAGCAGCTGCAGCAGGAGAGGGAGGATTCATCGTTGGAGAGTCGGAGGCTGAGCCGCGAGCTGGTGGTGGCGCAGAGAGCCCTGCCTTGTCTGAGAAAGGCGGGGAGTGGCCAGAGAAGGCACTTGAAGGTGAGTTTTTCGTCTCCGATTATTATCCCTGGTAGCCAGAGAGGGACTCCGGTTCATGAGGAAGAAAACCTGGATTTCAATATCTGAGAACATAAACTGTATAACAGCATTTCTGGTACAAAGTTAGTAGCCATGGCTGTCTTTTTCTCTATTAGTGCAGCTGTGGTAGGCTTGCTTTAGGCTTTGCTCATGTTTATATGCCAAGCCATGTGTAAATTCAATACAGTGATATGATATTCAATACTCATAGCATGCATTGCTCGTCGTGAAACATGAGATGTAACACGAAGATGTAACAACGAACCACCACAAGGCGccttggggggggggggggggagaagtGGTATTCCTTCAACTTTGTAGCCATGTATTAGAAAAACAATACAATTACAAGAAACTTTTCATTAAcactgaaaaaagaaaacagggaagaaaaatattaaCAACAATCCATATAAAAGGCATGTGTTTTTGTTGAAGCTTAGCATAGCGTGCTAGAAATGAGAGCATATCACAAAGAGATGCTATTCATGCTCTATTTTCAATCATTCTTTTCCTTCTGCCATCAAATCTTTCTGTTGGTTAAGCAAATCCCAACAGACTATTTACATAGTGACCAAAAACGCGCTAAAAaaggaggaaaaagaaaaacaagaagaagattatagattatatatatctatagctccTCATCAGCAGAAGTAAAGGATtcagaaaatattgaaataccTATTAGAGTAGGCTGGCTGGCTGGCTATGTTCTCTTGTAAACTTAGACTCCGATATTTGAGAGTGCTTCGATGGGGAGCTCGATCCCCGTGACGGGATATGATTAAAGATATTCAATTTAAAGATCTTCTTTGAAAATGAACTCATGAATTTTCTTGAAGTGGACCTCTCGAAATTCCTCTTCATGTAGACATGATCTTTCTCCAAATCGTTTAACCTCATCCGCATCCTCGCCAACTCCAGCTTCAAGTCCCTGTTCTCTCGCCTCAAAGAAGCATAGTTGTCCCGGGGAGACATTGCAGCACTTCGCGCTCCACTGTTGATCCGCCACGATTGGTGGATAGGCTTCGGATCCTCATCTGGATAGGAACAGAACAAGGAGTTTCGAAGTCTTAACTGCTCATAGTAGAGCACTTGGACTATCGATTGGATGGGAAGGCGTTCGTTTTGTGCAGCATGCACTCCAGCTTCCTGTGATAGTTTCTGAAAATCTATCAATTTGCACAGCTTTCTCTTATCGGGTTCGGATAAAGCTTGATGAGCCTGTAAACATGAAATCTTAAGTTAGTtaaacctctctctctcactctccatACACTCTTCTTtcataataaaaactgaagttcATTGTATTATTACTTTGAGGTAAATATCAATAGCTCGGTATAACCCGTCGTGGACAGTTCGTGCATGTGCTGGCAAGGTTTCTGCGATAGCTACAAAGATATTGAGCTTGAGATTTGCATCAGGTGCGATCTCGGCTAGATAATTATCCACTAGTTTAGAGACCTTAAACAACGCGGTTTGAGAGGGCGAAGAAGGACTATCAGATTCAAAGACTGATTCCTCATCCATATCTTCATCACTATCATCCATCTGAGAAAAGTTCACCAATATTCTGTGAACAGTTTCGACATCAAACAACGTATCACCAGCATGTCGGAAAGAAGGGATCAAGAGATCGTCTAGAGTTGCTATATCTAACTGGGATCCTATCCTCCTCTCAAGATCAAGCCTACAAGCAACCGAGCAATCAAGCATCACAGCGCTCCGCAGCATACCAAACAGAAAAGTGATAGGAACAGCAAATTTCTCGACTGGGAGGAGACTAACTATCGTCTCAACAACAAGTCTTTCGTGGCTGCTTGCACCCGACACCGGATCAACTGCAGCCTGGTTGGGCTGATTCCATAAGCTGGACTTTTTGATTAACTCTTTCTCTGCATAATTTACGAGTGATGCCCCAACACTTTCTGGCCTCACCCCACGGCATTTTACAGCAGTTATGACTCTTTGATACAAGTCGACGCGAAGCACTGAAATATCTTCAATCCACCAATCCCCTTCACATTTAGGTTGCTTGCTCATGTGAAGTCTCCCTGAGCTGCTGTACTCCAATCGTGAGAAACTCGAAGCAATTTGCTCGACACAAGCTTTGGAAGCTATTGCATCAATGCATCGGACGACAATTTGTAGCTCGTCCGCAAGTGGAAGTAGGTTTTCGCATTGCTGAAGGACTACGACGCACATTTCGAGGTTTTTGCATACAACACTATCAAGATATTCTTCAGCTCTGGAACCAAGATTGTTCTTTGAGTACTCTTCGGTCATTTCTAGGTAATCAGAAACGCAGCAGAGCTGAGCAACATTTGCAGCTGTGATCTCAAAGTTGATACCATAACAAAACTTGGCCGCCAGCTCAAATGACTCGGCACCTCCTGGTAGGCTAAGAAGCTCGATTTTGGAGACATCTGCTTCCCGGTGCTCTGCAACCAACTTCCGCATTCGCCCACTTCGTGAAACAAGAGGGAACTGCAAAAGTATCACATACACAGAGACAATAAGGTAAAATAATCAGCTCAGCCATTTCGTATGTTCATATTGTTATTGTTTTGACACAGATGATACATTAGCCTTTCTCATTAAAATGCTACCTAAATGATTCAAGGATTGCTGTTTTGTGTTGTCATCACAACATTAGTTGCGGAAGCACCCCATTTTATCCCAATTTGGCTTCCTTAACACGCCATAAACGAACATGAAAGTTCCTTAGGTAGATATCTATAACAAGTTGATTGATTTTCTCTACCAAATACTCTTTCTTCCTGTCTATCACAGTATCAAGAAGCATTATGGAATTCTTAAAATCTCCTAGGTAATGAAGACATTTGATTCAAGATCCAGATAAGCAATACCAAAAAGAATTCacgataataaataaataaatttattaaataggAAGAGAGCCTGTAAACATGAGCTATTGAAGTGCAGAGCCTGACCTTGTGCAATGAAAATGCACCCCCCTCGACTTGGATGATTATGTCACTTGGAACATCACGAAACACCCTACAAAAGATGTAAGAACAGCTGCGGTTAGAGAATCAGTCACGTCGTAACAGAACCAGGCTTTCTTCACATTTGTCGAATAACACACTCTTCAATTCCAACCCTTCTTCTCTACATAGATTTGCAGCAAGAAAAAGAGTAgtaaaacaagcccaaaaaacACAATTTTCCAAAACC is a window encoding:
- the LOC130999522 gene encoding cytochrome b5-like; this encodes MSKVFTLAEVSEHSTNKDCWLLIGGKVYDVTKFLDDHPGGDEVLLQSTGKDATDDFEDVGHSSTARAMLDEYYVGDIDSATIPSKATYTPPKQVQLNQDKSPGLVIRLLQILVPLLILGVAVGVRFYTKSSA
- the LOC130999521 gene encoding BTB/POZ domain-containing protein At5g48800-like, giving the protein MDKHHQQQLPLSKSASQRCNEWVFRDVPSDIIIQVEGGAFSLHKFPLVSRSGRMRKLVAEHREADVSKIELLSLPGGAESFELAAKFCYGINFEITAANVAQLCCVSDYLEMTEEYSKNNLGSRAEEYLDSVVCKNLEMCVVVLQQCENLLPLADELQIVVRCIDAIASKACVEQIASSFSRLEYSSSGRLHMSKQPKCEGDWWIEDISVLRVDLYQRVITAVKCRGVRPESVGASLVNYAEKELIKKSSLWNQPNQAAVDPVSGASSHERLVVETIVSLLPVEKFAVPITFLFGMLRSAVMLDCSVACRLDLERRIGSQLDIATLDDLLIPSFRHAGDTLFDVETVHRILVNFSQMDDSDEDMDEESVFESDSPSSPSQTALFKVSKLVDNYLAEIAPDANLKLNIFVAIAETLPAHARTVHDGLYRAIDIYLKAHQALSEPDKRKLCKLIDFQKLSQEAGVHAAQNERLPIQSIVQVLYYEQLRLRNSLFCSYPDEDPKPIHQSWRINSGARSAAMSPRDNYASLRRENRDLKLELARMRMRLNDLEKDHVYMKRNFERSTSRKFMSSFSKKIFKLNIFNHIPSRGSSSPSKHSQISESKFTREHSQPASLL